In Parabacteroides timonensis, the genomic stretch TATCTCCCTGTGTGGTGGATGATACCGGAACGGAGCTTCCCGGAAATGCCGGAGAACTGATCGTAAGGGGAGGTGTCTATGATTTTTATGCCGTTTCCCCAGCCCGAAAGCCGGTGAAAGATGCCGATAATCGTTATACAATGACCGCTCTTCCTCATAAGGAAGACATAATGACCTCTTTTGCCCGTGAGGTTACGATCTCGCGTACTTCGCGTGTGGTGGAGCTGGAAACCTTCCGCAGGCAATGTGCGCTTCTGGTGTTCAATGTCGCCCCTTCGCCGGGTAACGCACTCGCGTTTGAACAACTATTCGGAACGAAGCTGGTATTGAGCAATATCTCTTCTTCCGGTGCCGGTCTGATCATCGGTGCCGATACGGGAATATCCCCGACCGGCGGTGAAGGCGGTGCGGAGACGGAGGTGTTATTCGGTAGCGACGAGTTTGTTCCTGTGGAAGAAGGTTCCGATCCGAAGAATATGAAACTGAACAAGGCGAAAGGAGTTATCCTTCCTAAAAACGACCTGCCTTTCGAGGTGGAGATCAGCGTACAGAGGGATAACGAGACAGCCACCCTGAAAGCGACCGTCGACAAACGGATCACTTTCGATGCGGGCAAACGGTATGTATTTACCCTGGAAGTAAGGAACGACGAAAGCCGTTTGAATCTGAGGGTATTGGCATGGAACGCCGTTCCTTTTTCCGACGGAAATGTGGGAGGTCCCGATAAACCTTATCCTGACCCCGATATCCATCAGGGGATTGGTGTCGTGATGACTGTGGCAAGTTGGAAGAATATCATCTGGAGCGGAAACGGAGAAGTCGGAAACGGAGAATAATGTAAGAAACAATACGACAATGAAACGGAT encodes the following:
- a CDS encoding BF2992 family fimbrillin-A clan protein → MKRYLIYLIGLLFCGLLIGCTAGPVEDMPETAQLVAISFGKPDLGIPVVLTRADETVTPAPEPAFLPAGATVRISGYLRGEAGTSTSPVSFATAAPSFEVTYVVEADGSLSPCVVDDTGTELPGNAGELIVRGGVYDFYAVSPARKPVKDADNRYTMTALPHKEDIMTSFAREVTISRTSRVVELETFRRQCALLVFNVAPSPGNALAFEQLFGTKLVLSNISSSGAGLIIGADTGISPTGGEGGAETEVLFGSDEFVPVEEGSDPKNMKLNKAKGVILPKNDLPFEVEISVQRDNETATLKATVDKRITFDAGKRYVFTLEVRNDESRLNLRVLAWNAVPFSDGNVGGPDKPYPDPDIHQGIGVVMTVASWKNIIWSGNGEVGNGE